In Dehalococcoidia bacterium, the genomic window GCGCGGTAGACCTGGTGCGGTTGGCGGTGCAGCGGCGCGAGCGCCTAGAGCAGCTTCTCGACGAAGACTTCCATCACGCCGCCGCAGATCTTGTCCTCGCCCTCCGGCGACTCCGTGAGATCGACCAGCACCAGCTTGGGCCGGCCAGTCTCGTGCACGTTCATGGCTTCCTGCCAGACCTCGGCCTCGCCGCAGCCGCCGCCAATCGTGCCGCAGAAGCTGCCGTCGGCCCGCACCGCCATCTTCGCCCCAGGCTTGCGCGGCGTGGAGCCGCGCGCCGACGCGACCGTGGCGATGACCAGCGGCCGGCCCTCGTTCAGGGCCCTCTCGATCTCGGTCAGAACTTCGTCCTGCATGCTTCGATCATAGCGCATAGGGCCAGACGCACGGCGCAGGAGCGGAAGTGGTCCCCCTCCGTGCCCTCCGGCCCGGGCCTTGAGCGCGGCGCGCCCTACCCCCTGTCCCGCCTGCGCCCTCGGCGCCGGGGTCGGCGATGCCGTCGTGCCGCAGCGCACCGTGGTCTGGACGTTCGAGCCCGGGCCCGATGGCGTCTCCGTCGCGAGCCGATAGGTGCGCTGCTCCCCTACGTCGACTCGGTACACGGCGCTCCGCCGGTACTGGCGCTGCTCGATCTCGCCGGAGTCCTCGACCTGGCGTCCGTCCTCCAGCAGCCGCACCCGCGTCAGCAGCGTGGAACCGGTGGCAGTGGCGGAGTATTCGACCCGGATCTCGGCGCCGGTTGGCGTCAGCCGGCACGTCCCGGTGAGGCTCGACCGAATGAGCGGACGCCCCGTCTGGGTCGGTTCCGCGGTCGCCGTCGGCTGCGGGCCGTCCACCGCTGGGCGGTCTCCTGGCGCGGAAGCGTCCGGCGTCGCGCGGCTGCAGGCGAACGTGAGGACCGCGCTGGTCGCCCAGGCTAAGAGGACCGTCAGCCTCATCGGTTCATTGTAGGGGCCCCGAGAGCGGGGCCAGCGGAGGGGCGATCCAGTAGGATCGGGCCGGGCCTGGTGATGGACATGCTGCGGAGACTCGTAGGAACCATATTCATCGTCGCCGCGGTGTTGCTCGCCGCCGGCGCGCTCGCCTACGCCTTCTTCGGCCCCAGGGAGCCATCGGTGCTCGCCGGCCTCGACCCCGCGGAGCTCAGCGGAGTGCTCCCGTCGTCGCCGGGACAGCTCCCCGTGGAGGCGCCACCCCCGCCGACTCCCGAGCCTACCGAGACGCCGGTACCGACTTCGACGCCGCGGCCGCCGACGCCCGAGCCCACTACACCGCCGCCGTCACCGACGGCCACGGACACTCCGACACGGACGGTGACACCCACACACACTCCCACGCCGACTCCGACCCCTTCCCCGACGCCGCAGCCGGTAGAACTTCCCGACGGCGGGTCTCAGCTTCCCACGCCTCCGCCGAACCCGACGAGCGCACCCTAGGCTCCCGGCCTAGCGCGCCTTCCACGTCGTCCCATGGGGGCCGTCCTCGAGCACGATGCCCAGTTCGCCGAGGCCGTTGCGGATGCGATCGGCGAGCCCGTACTGCTTCGCCTCGCGCAGCTCGCGCCTGATCGTGATCAGCAGCTCGATGAACGGCGCCGCCTCGGCCGGGCCCTCGCGTTCCAGCTTCAGGCCCAGGACCGACGACAGCTCCCTGAGCTGCGACTGCGCCTCCCGGATGCCCCGGCCGGCGTCGCGGGCGCGGTTGATCTCCCGCGCCAGGTCGAATAGCGCCGCGAGCGCGCCAGCGGTGTTGAGGTCGTCTTCCATGGCCGCGACGAACCGGTCGCGGTACGGCGCCGGCTCGACCGGGGACGTCGTGCCCGTCTCCGCTGCTTCCAGCGCCGTCCTGAGCCGCGCGGCCGCGCTCTTTGCCGCCTCCACTGCCTCTTCGGAGTAAGTCAGCGGCGAGCGATAGGAGCTGCTCAAGACGAAGATGCGGATGGCGTCGGCGCCGAAGCGCTCCAGGCCCTCGCCGATCGTCACCAGCTTGCCCGTGGACTTGCTCATCTTCTCCTCGCCCAACTGGAGCAGGCCGTGGTGCACCCAGAAGCGCGAGAACGGGACCTTCCCGGTGTAAGCCTCCGTCTGCGCGACCTCGTTCTCGTGGTGAGGGAAGAGCAGGTCGAAGCCGCCGCCGTGCAGGTCGATCTGCGGTCCCAGATGCCGGTACGACATCGCCGAGCACTCGATGTGCCAGCCGGGGCGGCCGGGCCCCCAGGGACTGTCCCACGCCGGCTCGCCCGGCTTGGACGCCTTCCACAACGTGAAGTCCATGGGGTTTTCCTTGCCCTCAAGGGGTTCGATGCGCGCGCCCGCCATCATCGACTCCAGGCTGCGCTTCGAGAGCTTGCCGTAGTCCGCCTTCTTCTCCACCCGAAAGTAAACGTCGCTGGCCTCGTTGGCGCCCTTGGGCGGGCCGATGTAGGCAAAGCCCTTCTCGATCAGGCCCTCGATCATCTCGATGATGCCCGGGATCTCTTCCGTGGCCCGGGGGTAGACGTGCGCCCTCAGGACGTTGAGCGCTTCCATGTAAGACTCGAACTGCTCGATGTAGCGCCTCGCGATGTCCCCAACGGTGCCGCCTTCGCGTTCCGCGCGCAAAATCAGCTTGTCATCGATGTCCGTGTAGTTCTGGACGTGCTTTACCCGCCAACCCTTGAACTCGCAGTAGCGGCGCAACGTGTCGAAGATGATGTAGCTCATCGCATGGCCCAGGTGGCTCTCCGAGTACGGCGTGATGCCGCAGACGTACATCAGGAGCTCGTCGCCCATGGGAGCGAACTCCTCCACCTTGCCGCTGAGCGTGTTGTGTAATCGCATGTGAAGCCCTCAGGAAAGGAACGCCCGGAGCGCGGGCCAAGCAGCGGGGCGGCAGGCTGCGGCCTGGTTCGCGTCTGCCTCTTCCCGCTTCCTCACGGATCCAGATTCTCCAGGGTCATCGTCTCGAAGTCGAGGCGGCGGTAGAAGCAGTTGCGAGGCGCCCCGGCCGCATTCTTCGTGTGACATATGCCGCCGCGCCGCGGGCGGACCCGGTACAGCAGCGAGTTCTGCTCGCAGTTCACCCGGATTTCCACCAGCTCGAAGGTCTCCCCCGAAGACTTGCCCTTCTCCCAGAGTTCGTTCCTCGAAGTACTCCAGAAGACCGCCGACCGGCTCTCGATGGAAGCATCCAGGGCCTGCTGGTTGACATAGGCGATGAGGATGACCTCGCCCGTGTCGGCGTCCTGCACGGCGCAGGGGATGACGTCCGCTCCCGCCGGGAGGCGTGCCAGCTTGGTGAAGTCCAGCGCTAGAGCAGTCCCTTCTTCGAGTTCATTAGTCGTCATGTGTGCTGCCTTCGTTTGTTGTCCGGCCAGTCCTTGCTGCGCTGCCGCTCGCTGCCGTCAGGCGGCTTCCTGCGCCCGCTGCCGCTGGGTCTGCCCGCACGAGCCTAACCCGCGGCATGCCGAAGACGTGGAGACGGGACCTCCCGCAGGCGGCCAGCCCGATCGGCCGGATAGGCGGCCTCACGCCCCGGAGCGCACGCGCTCGTCGCGAAGGGCCTGCTCAAGATCCGAGACCTTGGCTTGCAGCTCCTCCACCCGGCGGCTCAAGTCCTCGATGCGGTCCCACTCCGGGTCGGGCAGGCGCACGACCGTGTCGTTGCCCGAGTCGTAGTAGGCGACCACCTTGCCCGGCACGCCTACCACCGTCGCGTACTCCGGCACGTTGGTGACCACCACCGAGCCGGCACCGATGCGGGCGTGGTCGCCGATCGTTATCGCGCCGATCACCGCCGCGCCCGCGCCCACGGTCACGTGGTTGCCCAGCGTGGGGTGGCGTTTCTCTCGCCGGTTGCTGGTGCCCCCGAGCGTGACGCCCTGCATCAGGTGACAGTCATCGCCGATGACTGCGGTCTCGCCGATCACGACACCCATGCCGTGGTCGATGAACAGACCCTCGCCGATCTTCGCGCCGGGATGGATCTCGATCCCCGTGAACCAGCGGCTGAAGTGCGAGATGACGCGCGGTAGGACCGGCACGCCCGCGTTATGTAGAGTATGCGCCAGGCGGTGCAGCTGCCGAGCGTGGAAGCCCGGATAGGCAAGCACCACTTCTAGCGCGCTGCGCGCCGCCGGGTCCTTCTCCTGCGCCGACTTGATATCTCTGAGGATGCTCTTGAGAACAGACATGCCTGCCTCCTGTCTCTATCACTGTCCTTCGCCGAAGGACGCGCCCGGGGTGCTGCCGTTCCTTCCGTGGAAGGACCGCACCCCTATCGACAGAGGCATTCGCGCAGGCAGAGCTTCATCGGCTCAGAGTGTAACATAACGGGACTCGCGCTTTTCGGCCCGGCGCCTGCCCGCATGCCGGAAGCCCGTCAGCCTGTCCCGGCCAGCACGAGCCCGGTCCCCCGGAGTCCTCCGAGGTCAGCACAACCCGTGAGGGCTACTCTGCCGGCTCCAGCAGGACAGCCGCCATCGCGGCGATGCCTTCGCCGCGGCCAAGCGCCCCCAGCCCGTCCGTCGTCGTAGCCTTCACGCTGACGCGCCCTGTCTCGACATCCAGCGCCTCCGCAAGCGCGGTGCGCATCTCCCAGACGCGCTCCGCCAGCCGCGGCCGCGCCGCGACCACCGTCACGTCCAAGTTCGCCACGCCGTAGCCCGCCTGCGCCACCATGGCCCTCACCCTCTTCAACATCCCGATGCTGTCCGCGTCCCGCCAGCGCTCATCGGAGCTCGGGAAGTGGTGCCCGATGTCGCCCAGGGCCGCCGCCCCGAGGAGCGCGTCGATTACGGCATGCGTGACCACGTCGCCGTCGGAGTGGCCCGCGAGGCCCGTCTCGCCCTCGAAGGTCACGCCGCCAAGCACCAGGCGGCGCCCCTCCCCGAAGGCGTGCGCGTCGAAGCCCTGGCCGATGCGCATCCTCAAGTCCTCCCTGCCGTCAGCAACGCCTCGACCAGGGCCACGTCTTCCGGCGTCGTGACCTTGATGTTGCGCACCGAGCCCTCCACCAGCTTCACCGGCGCACCCAGGTGCTCGATCATCGCCGCGTCGTCCGTAACGTCGCCTTCGACGACATCGTGCGCTCGCAGCAGCAGCTCCAGGCGGAAGGCCTGCGGCGTTTGTGCCAACCACAGCCCTTCGCGCGAGATGGTGCTGTGCACGTGGCCGCTCGCGTCACCGCGCTTCACCGTGTCCCTGACCGGCACCGCGCACAGGGCCGCGCCGCACTCGCGCGCTCCCTCCAGCGCCGCATCGATGAGCCCCGCCGTGACCAGCGGCCGCGCCCCATCGTGCACGACGACATAGTCGCAGCCCCTCAGCGTCAAGAGGCCAGCGCGCACGGAGTCGCGCCGGCGCTCGCCCCCCAGCACGAACTTCAACTTCTCGTGCTTGCCGACAGCCGCTGCGACGGCCTCCTGGTTTGCCCGCGACACCACGACCGTCACCGCGGCAATCGCGTCGTGTACGAGGAAAGGCCGGACCGCGTGTGCGACAACCGCCCGGCCTGCAACCGGCATGAGGAGCTTGTCGGCCCCGCCCATGCGCGTGGACCTGCCCGCGGCGACGATGACGGCCCCGGTTACCATCGCCTATGAGCATAGGGCAACCGGCAGGGCCTAGCGCCCCAGGGTCAGGCCAAAGACGTCCGTTGCGAGCCTCTTTGCGGCGCCCGCGTTCCTCGCGCTACCCGATGCCGCCAGCTCCAGCAGCCTCGTGACGGCGGCCTCGAGGTCGAAGCCGGAGTCCAGGGCCCCCAGCAGGGAGGAGTCGCCGTGTCCGGCGGCCTCGATGGTCCCCTGGGGCGTCGCCGCCTCGACATCCGCTAGTTCCGCCGCCAGCGCCTCCGCCGCCCCAACCCAGCGTCCGAGGGACGCCTCATCGTAGTCCCAGTCCGAACGGTAATCGCGCGCCAGCAGATAGAGGCGGACGGCGTCCGCGGGGAAGCGGTCCAGCAGGTCTCCCGCGAAGACCATGTTGCCCAGGGACTTGCTCATCTTCTCGCCGTCCAGGCGGACCATTCCCGTGTGAATCCAGTGCTTCACGAACGGCTTTCCGCTGTATGACTCGGACTGCAGGATCTCGCAATCGTGGTGAGGGAAGAGCAGGTCGCGGCCGCCGCCGTGCAGGGTAAAGCTCTCCCCCAGGTGCGCCATACCCATCGCCGAGCACTCGATGTGCCAGCCCGGACGGCCGCGGCCCCAGGGGGACTCCCACCAGGGCTCGCCTTCCTGCCACCCCTGCCAGAGCACGAAGTCCAGGGGGTCGCGCTTGCGCGGGTCGTCCGGGCGATTACCGTTCTGGTTTGCGACCCGCAGCTTCTCCTCGTACGGCGCCGGGAACAGCCGGCCGAACTCGGGCGCGCGCCCAACCTCGAAGTACAGGCTGCCGCCGCTCTCGTAGGCAAGGCCGAGTTCCTGGAGACGGGCGTTAATCCGGCACATGTCCTCGATGTGCTCCGTCGCCCTTGGGTTCACGTCGGGCGGCAGATTATTCAGCCGCCGGCTCACGTCCCGGAACTTCGCGACCTCGCTGTCGCCCAGCTCCCTCCAATCCCGCCCGACCTCGCCCGCCTTCCGCAGGATGTCGTCGTCGATGTCCGTGATGTTCTGGACGTACTTGACCTCGTGCCCCAGGAAGCGCAGGTAGCGCACCAGCACGTCGAAGAACGTGTACGTGAAGGCGTGCCCCAGGTGCATGGCGTCGTACGGCGTGATGCCGCAGACGTAGAGCCCGATCAGCGGGTCAGCTGGGATCCGTTCGATTCGGCGGCTGAGCGAGTTGTAGACCCGGGGCGGCGGCAGGAGCGGCACCCGAAAATCTTAACAGGGCCGATCCGCAAGCAGATGCCCACCCGGGGCCGGCGGCGCCCTGCAGGACGCCCGGGCGCCGGCCGCGATACGTTTACGCTGCCAGGCGCTCCACCACGGGCTCCACGCCCCGGTCAAGCTTCTGGCGCCAGTACTGCAGCAAGTCCGCCATCGTCTTTTCGAACGGGATGCGCGGCTTCCACCCGGTCTCCGCCCTGAACCGGGAGCAATCGCCAAGGAGGACCGGCACGTCGGATGGGCGCAGCCGCGAAGGGTCCACCCGCACCTCCACGCGCACATGCGACATCTCCAGCAGCATGTCCAGGACGCTGCGGATCCGGTAGGCCTTGCCGGAACAGATGTTGTAGACCTCCCCTGGTGTCGCCGCGTTGACCGCGACCCAGTAGGCGCGTACCACGTCGCGCACGTCAGTGTAGTCGCGCTCCGCCTCTAGGTTCCCCACGTGGATGACAGGCGCTCGGCTGCCCGCCTCGATCTCGGCCACCTGCTTCGCGAAATTAGACGTTACGAAGGACTCGCCGCGCCGCGGGCCTTCGTGGTTGAAGGCGCGGGTCCGGATGATGCGCAAGCCATAGCTCTGATAGTACTGGTAGCCCAGGAAGTCCATCGCAACCTTGGACACGGCATACGGTGACAGCGGCCGTAGCGGCGTCTCCTCGGTGATCGGCAGCGAGTTCCGGTCGACCAGCCCGTATTCTTCGGACGAGCCGGCTATCTGGATGACGGGATCGCACCCGCTCTGCCGTATCGCCTCGAACAGATGCACGGAGCCGGTCAGGTTCGCCTCCATCGTCGCGGTCGGTGAAGCCCAGGAGGCAGGGACGAAGGACTGCGCCGCGAGGTGGAAGACGTAGTCCGGCTGCACCTCGGCGACCGTGCGGCTCATGGAGTAGGCATCCATCAGGTCGCCTTCGTGGAGGTGGAGACGGCTCTTGATACCGTCGATGTGCTCGGTGCTCGACCGGTGCCGGCAGATGCCGTGCACCTCCAACCCTTCGTCCAGCAGGAGTTCCGCCATGTGGCTGCCCACGAAGCCCGTAATGCCCGTGATCAGAGCCCGCTTCCTGGCCCGGCCGCTCTCGAGTACACCCATGAAGTCATCCTCCCTGACAGGAAATCCTGTGGAGTTATCGGCGCCCTGAGCCTGCGGTGTCATAGGGGGCATTCCCAATCTCGTTCTGCTTGCCCTGCTGGGAGGTCGTGGCCGTCCTCAGGAGGGCACCGGCGAAAATCGACACCCGGGAAGAGCAGGCGCTCAAGCGCGCGGCCCTCAGTGCCGACAATTCACTGACCCTGACCCGAATCGGAAGGAGCCGGCGCCATCGTAGCCCTGACCATTGCTCCGCCGCCGGCCGCGAGCCCCGCGCGCTTGCCCCGCGTCGGGATCGTCACCTATGACTTCTTCCCTCCCATCGGCGGCCAGGGCCGCCACACCTACGAGCTCTGGTGGCACCTGCGCCGCCTGGGCGCGGACGTGAAAGTGCTCTCCTCGCGTCCCAACGCGCTTGCAGGCCACACCTGCGCCGGGACGCCAGCAGCGATGCTGGCCAGAGGTATCGGCTTTTCCATTCATGCCAACGTCGTGCTGAGTCGCTGGCTGCACGCCAACCCCTGCGACCTCCTGCACCTCAACGGTGGCCCTGGCGGCGTCCTCCTGCTCGTCAAGCCTCCAGCGCCCTTGCTCTACACGGCCCACCATACCTACGCCCAGCAGGCCCGCCTCGTTCCCGGCCAGGCCTGGAAGAAGGCTCTGGCTCAGGTCGAGGCGCGCGGCTACGCGGCCGCCG contains:
- a CDS encoding XdhC family protein — its product is MRLTVLLAWATSAVLTFACSRATPDASAPGDRPAVDGPQPTATAEPTQTGRPLIRSSLTGTCRLTPTGAEIRVEYSATATGSTLLTRVRLLEDGRQVEDSGEIEQRQYRRSAVYRVDVGEQRTYRLATETPSGPGSNVQTTVRCGTTASPTPAPRAQAGQGVGRAALKARAGGHGGGPLPLLRRASGPMRYDRSMQDEVLTEIERALNEGRPLVIATVASARGSTPRKPGAKMAVRADGSFCGTIGGGCGEAEVWQEAMNVHETGRPKLVLVDLTESPEGEDKICGGVMEVFVEKLL
- the cysS gene encoding cysteine--tRNA ligase translates to MRLHNTLSGKVEEFAPMGDELLMYVCGITPYSESHLGHAMSYIIFDTLRRYCEFKGWRVKHVQNYTDIDDKLILRAEREGGTVGDIARRYIEQFESYMEALNVLRAHVYPRATEEIPGIIEMIEGLIEKGFAYIGPPKGANEASDVYFRVEKKADYGKLSKRSLESMMAGARIEPLEGKENPMDFTLWKASKPGEPAWDSPWGPGRPGWHIECSAMSYRHLGPQIDLHGGGFDLLFPHHENEVAQTEAYTGKVPFSRFWVHHGLLQLGEEKMSKSTGKLVTIGEGLERFGADAIRIFVLSSSYRSPLTYSEEAVEAAKSAAARLRTALEAAETGTTSPVEPAPYRDRFVAAMEDDLNTAGALAALFDLAREINRARDAGRGIREAQSQLRELSSVLGLKLEREGPAEAAPFIELLITIRRELREAKQYGLADRIRNGLGELGIVLEDGPHGTTWKAR
- a CDS encoding phosphoribosyl-AMP cyclohydrolase, which codes for MTTNELEEGTALALDFTKLARLPAGADVIPCAVQDADTGEVILIAYVNQQALDASIESRSAVFWSTSRNELWEKGKSSGETFELVEIRVNCEQNSLLYRVRPRRGGICHTKNAAGAPRNCFYRRLDFETMTLENLDP
- the cysE gene encoding serine O-acetyltransferase, encoding MSVLKSILRDIKSAQEKDPAARSALEVVLAYPGFHARQLHRLAHTLHNAGVPVLPRVISHFSRWFTGIEIHPGAKIGEGLFIDHGMGVVIGETAVIGDDCHLMQGVTLGGTSNRREKRHPTLGNHVTVGAGAAVIGAITIGDHARIGAGSVVVTNVPEYATVVGVPGKVVAYYDSGNDTVVRLPDPEWDRIEDLSRRVEELQAKVSDLEQALRDERVRSGA
- the ispF gene encoding 2-C-methyl-D-erythritol 2,4-cyclodiphosphate synthase, translated to MRIGQGFDAHAFGEGRRLVLGGVTFEGETGLAGHSDGDVVTHAVIDALLGAAALGDIGHHFPSSDERWRDADSIGMLKRVRAMVAQAGYGVANLDVTVVAARPRLAERVWEMRTALAEALDVETGRVSVKATTTDGLGALGRGEGIAAMAAVLLEPAE
- the ispD gene encoding 2-C-methyl-D-erythritol 4-phosphate cytidylyltransferase — encoded protein: MVTGAVIVAAGRSTRMGGADKLLMPVAGRAVVAHAVRPFLVHDAIAAVTVVVSRANQEAVAAAVGKHEKLKFVLGGERRRDSVRAGLLTLRGCDYVVVHDGARPLVTAGLIDAALEGARECGAALCAVPVRDTVKRGDASGHVHSTISREGLWLAQTPQAFRLELLLRAHDVVEGDVTDDAAMIEHLGAPVKLVEGSVRNIKVTTPEDVALVEALLTAGRT
- the cysS gene encoding cysteine--tRNA ligase → MPLLPPPRVYNSLSRRIERIPADPLIGLYVCGITPYDAMHLGHAFTYTFFDVLVRYLRFLGHEVKYVQNITDIDDDILRKAGEVGRDWRELGDSEVAKFRDVSRRLNNLPPDVNPRATEHIEDMCRINARLQELGLAYESGGSLYFEVGRAPEFGRLFPAPYEEKLRVANQNGNRPDDPRKRDPLDFVLWQGWQEGEPWWESPWGRGRPGWHIECSAMGMAHLGESFTLHGGGRDLLFPHHDCEILQSESYSGKPFVKHWIHTGMVRLDGEKMSKSLGNMVFAGDLLDRFPADAVRLYLLARDYRSDWDYDEASLGRWVGAAEALAAELADVEAATPQGTIEAAGHGDSSLLGALDSGFDLEAAVTRLLELAASGSARNAGAAKRLATDVFGLTLGR
- a CDS encoding GDP-mannose 4,6-dehydratase, which produces MGVLESGRARKRALITGITGFVGSHMAELLLDEGLEVHGICRHRSSTEHIDGIKSRLHLHEGDLMDAYSMSRTVAEVQPDYVFHLAAQSFVPASWASPTATMEANLTGSVHLFEAIRQSGCDPVIQIAGSSEEYGLVDRNSLPITEETPLRPLSPYAVSKVAMDFLGYQYYQSYGLRIIRTRAFNHEGPRRGESFVTSNFAKQVAEIEAGSRAPVIHVGNLEAERDYTDVRDVVRAYWVAVNAATPGEVYNICSGKAYRIRSVLDMLLEMSHVRVEVRVDPSRLRPSDVPVLLGDCSRFRAETGWKPRIPFEKTMADLLQYWRQKLDRGVEPVVERLAA